From a region of the Oscillospiraceae bacterium genome:
- a CDS encoding folate family ECF transporter S component, with amino-acid sequence MKRSHTRNLTISAILAIISIILTRFLPTTIPIAGVISIRLDFGYIPIIFAALYLGGLYGAGAGVVADLIGAFVFPIGPYFPGFTLTNFLVGIVPVLIKKILSKVSSELLICFISSIFIQIIAFVLNTLWLILLYSQSFALIALPRALASIIMIPVLTFSSYYLIKLSKRLRL; translated from the coding sequence ATGAAGAGAAGTCATACACGTAATTTGACGATATCAGCAATTTTAGCTATTATCTCAATTATTTTAACAAGGTTTTTGCCTACTACAATTCCAATAGCAGGTGTTATATCAATCAGACTTGATTTTGGATATATTCCTATTATTTTTGCAGCTCTTTATTTAGGCGGTCTTTACGGAGCAGGTGCAGGTGTTGTGGCTGACCTTATAGGTGCTTTTGTTTTTCCTATAGGACCTTATTTCCCGGGATTTACACTTACTAACTTTTTGGTTGGAATTGTTCCTGTGCTTATAAAGAAAATACTTTCTAAGGTATCTTCTGAGCTTTTAATTTGCTTTATCTCCTCGATATTTATTCAAATTATTGCTTTTGTTCTAAATACTTTATGGCTTATTCTTTTATATAGTCAATCCTTCGCTTTGATAGCACTTCCTCGAGCTTTAGCATCAATTATAATGATTCCTGTATTAACTTTTTCGAGCTATTATTTAATTAAGCTTTCAAAAAGATTAAGACTTTAA
- the plsY gene encoding glycerol-3-phosphate 1-O-acyltransferase PlsY, with translation MDFFITYILPCIYSYFIGSISFSIILTKILLKKDIRDFGSGNAGGTNVARTIGTLPGLAVVLLDAFKCVICIWISQFLIPGVDNKTSMALAGLFCIIGHMFPVFYKFKGGKGISSCAGFMLAMCPIGCLILVTLFVIIVAISRYISLGSVLAISLTPIISYIFMPEQYKLSVAIIFILVAALAIFMHRSNIKRLIKGTESKFSFKKTQKNK, from the coding sequence ATGGATTTTTTTATAACTTATATTTTACCTTGTATATATTCTTATTTTATAGGAAGCATCAGCTTTTCTATAATATTAACTAAGATATTATTAAAAAAAGATATCAGAGATTTTGGAAGCGGAAACGCAGGCGGAACCAATGTTGCAAGAACCATAGGAACTTTACCGGGCCTTGCAGTTGTTTTACTCGACGCTTTTAAATGTGTGATATGTATATGGATTTCTCAATTCTTAATTCCCGGCGTAGATAATAAAACATCAATGGCTTTAGCAGGACTCTTTTGTATTATAGGTCATATGTTCCCTGTTTTTTATAAGTTTAAGGGCGGTAAAGGTATTTCTTCCTGCGCCGGCTTTATGCTTGCTATGTGCCCTATCGGATGTCTTATTTTAGTTACTCTTTTTGTTATTATTGTTGCAATTTCACGTTACATATCTCTTGGCTCTGTTTTAGCTATATCTCTTACACCCATTATATCCTATATTTTTATGCCCGAGCAGTATAAGCTTTCCGTTGCAATTATTTTTATATTAGTTGCTGCTCTTGCAATTTTTATGCATCGTTCCAATATAAAAAGACTTATAAAAGGAACTGAGTCAAAATTTTCTTTTAAGAAAACCCAAAAAAACAAATAA
- a CDS encoding ribosome biogenesis GTPase Der, with product MAKPVIAIVGRPNVGKSTLFNKLIGKRLSIIEDTPGVTRDRIYAEGEWLNRHFLLIDTGGIEPASEDYILKRMREQAQIAIDNADVIIMMTDLRTGVTAADRDVAAMLRKSSKPIVLCVNKVDSIGNLPTEFYEFYNLGLDEPIAISSVHGHGTGDLLDKVFEYIPKDESEKEEEDCINVAVVGKPNVGKSSLINKILGEERVIVSDIAGTTRDAIDAYVENKFGKFNFIDTAGMRRRSKIEENVEKYSVIRSLLAVERADVVVIMLDARDGVTEQDTKIAGFAHEKGKACVVVANKWDIVEKDDKTMNNKRKQIQEDLGFMSYAPIVFISALTGQRLDKLFELINFVNEQTTRRIATGVLNEMLADATAKVQPPSDKGKRLKLLYMTQASVKPPAFVIFVNNKALFHFSYQRYIENRIREVFGMTGTPIHLIIRERGEKIEN from the coding sequence TTGGCTAAACCGGTTATTGCTATTGTCGGACGTCCTAATGTTGGAAAATCTACTCTTTTCAACAAGTTAATCGGCAAACGACTTTCTATAATTGAAGATACTCCCGGTGTTACCCGTGATAGAATTTACGCCGAGGGTGAATGGCTTAATCGCCATTTTCTTTTAATTGATACAGGCGGAATAGAGCCTGCAAGCGAAGATTATATTCTTAAGCGTATGCGTGAACAAGCTCAGATAGCTATTGATAACGCTGACGTTATTATAATGATGACAGACTTACGTACAGGCGTTACTGCGGCAGACAGAGATGTTGCTGCTATGCTTAGAAAATCTTCAAAGCCTATTGTTCTTTGCGTAAATAAGGTTGACAGTATAGGAAATCTTCCTACGGAATTTTACGAATTCTATAATTTGGGTCTTGATGAACCGATTGCAATTTCCTCTGTTCACGGTCATGGTACCGGAGATTTATTGGATAAGGTTTTTGAATATATCCCTAAAGATGAAAGCGAAAAAGAAGAAGAGGATTGTATAAATGTTGCGGTTGTCGGAAAACCAAATGTAGGAAAATCCTCTCTTATAAATAAAATTCTCGGCGAAGAAAGAGTTATTGTATCAGATATTGCAGGAACTACAAGAGATGCAATAGATGCATACGTTGAAAACAAATTCGGCAAATTTAATTTTATTGACACTGCGGGAATGAGAAGACGTTCTAAGATAGAGGAAAATGTTGAAAAATACAGTGTTATACGTTCTTTATTAGCTGTTGAACGTGCCGATGTTGTTGTTATTATGCTTGATGCCCGTGACGGTGTTACTGAGCAAGATACAAAAATTGCAGGCTTTGCTCACGAAAAAGGAAAAGCTTGTGTAGTTGTTGCTAACAAATGGGATATCGTTGAAAAAGACGATAAAACTATGAATAATAAGAGAAAGCAGATACAAGAAGACTTAGGCTTTATGTCATATGCACCGATTGTTTTTATTTCTGCTTTAACAGGTCAGCGTCTTGATAAATTATTTGAACTAATCAACTTTGTCAATGAACAGACAACTCGCAGAATTGCTACCGGTGTTTTAAATGAAATGCTTGCAGATGCTACCGCAAAGGTTCAGCCTCCTTCCGATAAAGGAAAAAGGCTAAAGCTTTTATATATGACTCAAGCTTCGGTAAAGCCACCTGCTTTTGTTATTTTTGTTAATAATAAGGCTTTATTCCATTTTTCTTATCAGCGTTATATCGAGAACAGAATAAGAGAAGTTTTTGGAATGACAGGAACTCCCATTCATCTTATTATCCGTGAACGTGGAGAAAAGATTGAAAACTAA
- a CDS encoding NAD(P)H-dependent glycerol-3-phosphate dehydrogenase translates to MAVISVIGSGGWGTALSVMLSKNSHQVTLWSLFKEEIDALEKDRENKLLKGVKIPKDIFLTSDLKEIPASDVYVLAVPSFAIRSTARLLKNILKENDVVCNISKGLEEETLLRMSQVIKEELPFCKLAVLSGPSHAEEVARGIPTTNVVGSEDLELAKKLQDIFMNKSFRIYTSDDIIGMELGGSLKNVIALAAGCCDGMGLGDNTKAALMTRGIAEMERLGVALGAKASTFTGLTGFGDLIVTCTSMHSRNRRCGILIGQGKTAKEAIEEVGMTVEGYKTAAAAYMLSQKVNVDMPIITEIYNVLYKDKKATEAINDLMLRTKKNETEEVWS, encoded by the coding sequence ATGGCTGTTATAAGCGTAATAGGCTCAGGCGGTTGGGGTACTGCTCTTTCTGTTATGTTGTCTAAAAACTCTCATCAAGTTACTCTTTGGTCATTATTTAAAGAGGAAATTGATGCTTTAGAAAAAGACAGAGAAAACAAATTGCTCAAAGGTGTAAAAATTCCCAAAGACATCTTTTTAACAAGTGACTTAAAGGAAATACCCGCTTCTGATGTTTATGTACTTGCTGTCCCCTCTTTTGCAATTCGTTCAACAGCACGTCTGTTAAAAAATATTTTAAAAGAAAATGATGTTGTTTGTAATATTTCCAAAGGACTTGAAGAAGAAACCCTGCTTCGTATGTCCCAGGTTATAAAAGAAGAACTCCCCTTTTGCAAATTAGCTGTTCTTTCAGGACCTTCACATGCTGAAGAGGTTGCAAGAGGAATTCCTACGACAAATGTAGTAGGCTCTGAGGATTTAGAGCTTGCTAAAAAGCTTCAGGATATTTTTATGAATAAAAGCTTCAGAATTTATACCTCTGATGATATAATCGGAATGGAATTAGGCGGTTCTTTGAAAAATGTTATTGCTCTTGCCGCCGGCTGTTGTGACGGTATGGGACTTGGAGATAACACAAAAGCGGCTCTTATGACACGCGGTATTGCCGAAATGGAAAGATTGGGAGTTGCTCTTGGTGCAAAGGCATCAACCTTTACAGGTCTTACAGGCTTTGGTGATCTTATTGTTACCTGTACAAGTATGCACAGTAGAAACAGAAGATGCGGTATTTTAATAGGACAAGGCAAAACCGCTAAAGAAGCTATTGAAGAAGTCGGAATGACGGTTGAAGGATATAAAACTGCCGCAGCTGCATATATGCTTTCTCAAAAGGTAAACGTTGATATGCCTATTATCACTGAAATATACAATGTATTATATAAAGATAAAAAAGCAACAGAAGCAATAAATGACCTTATGCTCAGAACAAAAAAGAACGAAACTGAAGAAGTTTGGTCTTAA
- a CDS encoding YigZ family protein: MSYKTILKIASAEIVEKKSRFIGAAFPIESSEEANEYISAVKKEHFSARHNCYAYRLRDGTERYSDDGEPQKTAGLPMLDMLKKEDITDVLVVVTRYFGGVLLGTGGLVRAYTAASQEAVYASQIVLMTDFCVYNIVVEYQYFERIKLLIEEFEGQIEETNFSENIKIAICVKPEKKAQIDKKIIELTAGKAIIDTDIFYKFKPEIIKK, encoded by the coding sequence TTGTCATATAAAACTATTTTAAAAATTGCATCAGCAGAAATTGTTGAAAAAAAATCCCGTTTTATAGGTGCAGCTTTTCCTATAGAAAGCAGTGAAGAGGCAAATGAATATATTTCTGCTGTAAAAAAAGAACATTTTTCAGCAAGACATAACTGTTATGCTTACAGACTGCGTGACGGTACAGAGCGTTACAGTGATGATGGAGAGCCTCAAAAAACAGCGGGACTTCCTATGCTTGATATGTTAAAAAAAGAAGATATAACTGATGTTTTAGTTGTTGTGACAAGATATTTCGGCGGAGTTTTATTGGGAACAGGCGGTCTTGTCAGAGCATATACAGCGGCATCTCAAGAAGCGGTTTACGCTTCACAGATAGTTTTAATGACAGATTTTTGTGTATATAACATTGTTGTTGAATACCAATATTTTGAAAGAATAAAGCTGTTAATTGAAGAATTTGAAGGACAAATTGAAGAAACAAATTTTTCGGAAAATATAAAAATAGCTATCTGTGTAAAGCCCGAAAAAAAGGCTCAGATAGATAAAAAAATTATAGAGCTTACAGCAGGTAAAGCAATTATTGATACAGATATTTTTTATAAATTCAAACCTGAAATCATAAAAAAGTGA